A single genomic interval of Methanooceanicella nereidis harbors:
- a CDS encoding cytochrome c biogenesis CcdA family protein, with product METVDFVWAFIAGVVSITSPCVLPLLPGVLAYSTHNNKLTPLAIVFGLTLTFTTLGIVSAVFGSIFIYYIDYIKFLSGIFILIMGLYLLLEPVENLILRMWQKVPFSRVSLSSAEEAGLIGGVLLGISLGIVWMPCIGPILASILVIVAQQGETLYGASLLMVYSAGLGVPMLGIAYMSNILSGRVRAASKYSMIVRRLAGIVLVLLGLYYISELRYLFGI from the coding sequence TTGGAAACTGTAGATTTCGTGTGGGCATTTATAGCCGGCGTGGTGAGCATAACGTCTCCGTGTGTGCTTCCCCTGTTACCGGGAGTACTGGCATATTCGACACATAACAATAAGCTTACTCCGCTGGCTATAGTTTTTGGACTGACTTTGACTTTTACGACTTTGGGAATAGTATCAGCGGTTTTTGGCTCGATATTCATATACTATATTGATTATATCAAGTTCTTATCGGGCATCTTCATACTGATCATGGGCTTATATCTTTTATTGGAGCCTGTCGAGAACCTTATACTCCGCATGTGGCAAAAAGTGCCTTTTTCAAGGGTATCGCTATCATCGGCGGAGGAAGCGGGCCTGATCGGAGGCGTACTTCTGGGCATAAGCCTCGGGATAGTATGGATGCCATGCATCGGCCCCATACTGGCATCGATCCTGGTCATAGTGGCACAGCAGGGAGAGACACTTTACGGAGCATCCCTGCTTATGGTATATTCGGCAGGCCTCGGAGTCCCGATGCTGGGCATCGCCTACATGTCGAACATACTATCGGGAAGGGTGAGGGCCGCTTCAAAATACTCCATGATCGTCAGAAGGCTGGCAGGCATAGTGCTGGTATTACTCGGCCTTTATTATATATCGGAGCTAAGGTACCTTTTCGGGATCTAA
- a CDS encoding DEAD/DEAH box helicase yields the protein MLSVTDIIDKRFVPMFPFKDFNRMQSRAVPVILNSDGNVVVSAPTASGKTVLAEAAMVKELGKADKGKVLFIAPLRALTNEKESEWKHVLGSLGFKVYVVTGERELSPFEAKSADVIITTPEKWDSATRKYRQERYSFVKDVALVIIDEVHLLDSDSRGGALEAVISRMKRISSFMKQPLRIVALSATMPNIGDVAKWVGASEENTLTFDNSYRPVELDTSVIPYSPKDNEFLNKYIRLYKAYDLIKDELAAGHQALIFVSTRQDTYQATEKLCEIMRKNSAPYFLIPPEMRRLQEIKSRVSNPSLKKCISCGTAFHHAGLPSEDKTAVENAFREGCIKILVSTSTLAWGVNLPARVVVIRDTEMYDPIAGTKDISPIDLLQMLGRAGRPGYDTRGKGLVIVPYSRLGAYRDLLKSGKSIESVLKYNLAEHLNAEIAVGMVKNVIEAADWLKTTFLYVRSKTDPVTYGITDIDRMISTKIDYLVRNGFVNEDDGVLSATPLGVMTSDFYLRLETSLLFKECARRERLSTDEVLDIISRAAEFSDVATRPGESGSVKSLAGMDLGPGGIAKVRAILNGYINRDVPDELKSDAWAIKQNASRLLSAFARFCEEYSSPVLSRKVKMVSVQIDKGVTEEAVSLASVPGVGDRSLDILFKGGIGSLRDAAEKKPEDLIRMGIRGSLAIDIVETARKLPGISVDFSGISRNFAQGNRESELSLINSGGAGTIGVSVKAEGMTICEEKMYIGAGDNKKVPVRLPAGDGPVHIKVSVDYTDAMLPVDEWKTTLGAATDKAPNKTVDMEGVVNMRQNTYYVIAGEACVEYTGKTEDLYEGNAIVLIKPDSTVVVHGDSGVKPRNYMGQARISQFSFNPANNVRIVAENGEEKLSISFRQVALINTPFEDGNAKFSENGPGDKSKPKESVKSPASKRAGPAIKPELSGIDVDIEKALRALRTSLSKEMNSPPYTIFNDRTIYDLIAKKPKNKEELLGIYGIGQSRVDKFGDAILSALDPEKVP from the coding sequence TTGCTATCCGTTACGGACATCATCGATAAAAGATTCGTTCCGATGTTCCCGTTCAAAGACTTTAATCGCATGCAATCGAGAGCCGTGCCTGTCATATTGAATTCCGACGGTAACGTCGTCGTATCGGCACCGACCGCGAGCGGTAAGACCGTCCTGGCAGAAGCAGCTATGGTAAAAGAGCTTGGCAAAGCCGATAAGGGTAAAGTGCTTTTTATAGCTCCTCTCAGGGCGCTTACGAACGAAAAGGAATCAGAATGGAAGCATGTGCTCGGAAGCCTTGGATTTAAGGTATACGTCGTTACAGGTGAAAGAGAGCTTTCGCCTTTTGAGGCAAAGTCTGCGGACGTGATCATCACCACGCCTGAAAAATGGGATTCCGCCACCAGAAAATACCGGCAGGAGCGCTATTCTTTCGTCAAGGACGTCGCTTTGGTCATCATAGACGAGGTGCATCTGCTCGATTCAGACAGCAGGGGAGGGGCCCTTGAAGCCGTGATAAGCAGGATGAAACGTATCAGCTCGTTCATGAAACAGCCTTTGCGTATAGTCGCATTGAGCGCCACTATGCCTAACATCGGCGATGTCGCAAAGTGGGTTGGGGCTTCGGAAGAGAATACACTTACTTTTGATAATTCTTACAGGCCAGTCGAACTGGACACGTCAGTCATCCCCTATAGCCCGAAAGATAACGAGTTCCTTAATAAGTATATCCGGCTGTACAAAGCCTACGACCTTATCAAAGATGAACTTGCGGCCGGGCATCAGGCTTTGATATTCGTATCGACGAGGCAGGATACCTATCAGGCGACAGAGAAGCTTTGCGAGATCATGCGTAAGAATAGCGCCCCGTATTTTTTGATCCCGCCTGAGATGAGAAGGCTGCAGGAAATAAAGTCCAGGGTCAGCAACCCTTCTTTAAAAAAATGCATATCGTGCGGGACTGCTTTCCACCACGCAGGCCTGCCGTCCGAAGATAAGACCGCTGTTGAGAACGCTTTTCGCGAAGGGTGCATCAAGATACTTGTTTCGACTTCTACGCTGGCATGGGGTGTCAACCTTCCTGCCCGAGTTGTCGTGATCAGGGATACCGAGATGTATGACCCGATAGCGGGAACGAAGGACATCAGCCCTATCGATCTTCTGCAGATGCTCGGGAGAGCAGGCCGCCCCGGATACGATACACGGGGTAAAGGCCTTGTTATCGTGCCTTATTCCCGGTTAGGCGCGTACAGGGATCTCCTTAAAAGCGGAAAGTCCATAGAGTCCGTCTTAAAGTATAATCTGGCCGAGCACCTGAACGCCGAGATCGCCGTGGGCATGGTCAAGAACGTGATCGAGGCGGCGGATTGGCTGAAGACGACCTTTTTATACGTCAGGTCAAAGACCGATCCAGTGACGTATGGTATTACAGACATAGACCGTATGATCTCGACGAAAATAGATTACCTTGTCAGGAACGGCTTTGTGAACGAGGACGATGGCGTCCTTTCCGCTACGCCTCTTGGTGTAATGACCTCCGACTTTTATCTCAGGCTGGAGACATCTCTCCTGTTTAAGGAATGCGCACGCAGGGAAAGGCTATCCACAGACGAGGTGCTGGATATCATCTCAAGGGCGGCAGAGTTCAGCGACGTTGCCACCAGGCCCGGCGAATCAGGCTCAGTCAAGTCTCTGGCAGGCATGGATCTCGGCCCGGGAGGCATCGCTAAAGTGCGCGCTATCCTGAACGGGTATATAAACAGGGACGTGCCCGACGAATTAAAGTCGGACGCATGGGCTATCAAGCAGAACGCCTCCAGGCTGTTAAGCGCGTTCGCACGGTTCTGCGAAGAATATTCCAGCCCTGTGCTTTCACGTAAAGTGAAGATGGTGTCAGTCCAGATAGACAAGGGAGTCACTGAAGAGGCAGTATCGCTAGCATCCGTTCCCGGCGTCGGCGATCGCAGCCTGGACATTTTATTCAAGGGCGGAATAGGCTCGCTCAGGGATGCCGCAGAAAAAAAGCCAGAGGACTTAATAAGGATGGGCATAAGGGGAAGCCTTGCCATCGACATCGTCGAGACGGCAAGGAAACTACCAGGGATCTCGGTCGACTTTTCGGGCATATCCCGGAATTTCGCGCAGGGAAACAGGGAGTCTGAACTATCTCTGATAAATTCCGGAGGCGCAGGCACTATCGGAGTGTCGGTCAAAGCCGAAGGTATGACGATATGCGAAGAAAAAATGTACATCGGCGCGGGAGACAATAAGAAAGTACCGGTCAGATTACCTGCGGGGGACGGCCCGGTGCATATCAAGGTATCTGTCGATTACACCGACGCCATGTTGCCGGTAGACGAATGGAAAACGACATTGGGAGCCGCCACCGATAAGGCTCCGAACAAAACGGTAGACATGGAAGGTGTTGTTAACATGCGTCAGAACACATATTATGTTATCGCAGGAGAGGCCTGCGTCGAGTATACCGGTAAGACCGAAGACCTGTACGAAGGAAATGCCATAGTGCTGATAAAGCCGGACTCAACGGTCGTGGTCCATGGAGATTCCGGCGTTAAACCGCGGAACTATATGGGACAGGCCAGGATCAGCCAGTTCAGCTTTAACCCCGCCAATAACGTGAGGATAGTCGCGGAAAATGGCGAAGAGAAGCTATCAATATCATTCAGGCAGGTAGCGCTTATCAATACACCGTTTGAGGACGGTAATGCTAAATTTTCGGAAAATGGTCCCGGAGATAAAAGCAAGCCAAAAGAGAGCGTCAAAAGTCCCGCATCAAAAAGGGCGGGACCGGCGATTAAGCCGGAGCTATCGGGGATCGATGTAGATATCGAGAAAGCTTTAAGGGCTCTCCGGACCTCGCTTTCAAAGGAGATGAACTCGCCTCCGTATACGATATTTAACGATAGGACCATCTACGACCTTATCGCTAAAAAGCCTAAAAATAAAGAGGAGCTTTTAGGCATATATGGTATCGGCCAGTCAAGGGTGGACAAGTTCGGGGACGCTATACTTTCCGCGTTAGATCCCGAAAAGGTACCTTAG
- a CDS encoding pyridoxamine 5'-phosphate oxidase family protein has translation MVPTVQEACEPGEEVFKLPKMSEEEVKEMLRSCRICRMALNDDPQPYIIPLDYVFINDKIYFHFANYGRKVDLFNKNPNVCVEIDKYNEDITDYKSVTLMGRLSLVRDTKEKEEASEALLASIGSRGGKEKVAARHGFECMDKKTLSSKESLLLRLDVRDYIALKSP, from the coding sequence ATGGTACCGACCGTACAGGAAGCATGCGAACCAGGAGAAGAAGTATTTAAATTGCCTAAGATGTCCGAAGAAGAGGTAAAGGAGATGTTAAGGTCCTGCAGGATATGCAGGATGGCGCTGAATGATGATCCGCAGCCATATATCATTCCTCTTGATTATGTTTTCATTAACGATAAGATATATTTCCACTTTGCCAACTATGGCAGGAAAGTGGACCTGTTCAATAAAAACCCCAATGTCTGCGTGGAGATAGACAAATATAATGAAGACATCACCGACTATAAGAGCGTCACGTTGATGGGCAGGCTGTCACTCGTCAGGGACACTAAGGAAAAAGAGGAAGCGTCTGAAGCTCTTCTGGCTTCGATAGGTTCCCGGGGAGGGAAAGAAAAAGTTGCTGCACGCCACGGCTTTGAATGTATGGATAAAAAGACGCTGTCATCTAAAGAATCCTTACTCTTAAGGCTTGACGTCCGGGACTACATAGCATTAAAGTCGCCATGA
- the purF gene encoding amidophosphoribosyltransferase — MKDKCGVVGVWFDENKNRDAAAIYIYYALQALQHRGQESSGIAVSNGTSILSDKGMGLVTDYFNRDRLQKLAGYAGIGHVRYSTTGGSRAENCQPFMVSYKNGTLAIAHNGNLVNYRELKKELEADGRIFISDSDTEVIAHLLVKQLLKNDLETAVRETMKKLVGSYSLVILVDGKVIGVRDPLGFKPLCIGHIDNGYVLASESAAIDTLNGELIRDVAPGEMVILNDRIESYRLCRAKNHAHCMFEFVYFARPDSILDGRLVYNVRHRIGEVLAEECPTKADIVSPVPDSGITSAIGYSNASSVNYSECLIKNRYVGRTFIMPSQELRETAVRLKLNTVRSNIEGKSIILIDDSIVRGTTSRRIIDLIRRGGAKEVHARIGSPPIISPCYLGIDMATREELIAAYKSVKGVEFMIGADSLYYISLDGLVKAIGINKEDLCTGCLTGVYPVEIPGEACEDKQTRLTNFINE, encoded by the coding sequence GTGAAAGACAAGTGTGGCGTAGTCGGTGTCTGGTTCGATGAAAACAAGAACAGGGATGCTGCTGCCATTTACATCTATTATGCACTTCAAGCCCTTCAACATCGTGGCCAGGAGTCGTCCGGCATTGCCGTATCGAACGGTACCAGCATACTCTCGGATAAGGGTATGGGCCTTGTCACAGACTATTTTAACAGGGATCGTTTACAGAAGCTTGCAGGATATGCAGGCATAGGCCACGTGCGATATTCTACGACAGGGGGCTCCCGCGCGGAGAACTGTCAGCCTTTTATGGTAAGCTATAAGAACGGCACGCTTGCCATTGCCCATAACGGCAATCTGGTGAACTATCGCGAGCTTAAAAAGGAACTTGAAGCTGACGGACGGATATTCATCTCCGATTCCGATACCGAGGTCATCGCCCATCTGCTTGTAAAGCAATTGCTAAAAAATGATCTTGAGACCGCTGTCCGGGAGACCATGAAAAAGCTCGTGGGGTCTTATTCTCTGGTCATACTCGTGGACGGCAAGGTCATAGGCGTCCGCGACCCGCTTGGATTTAAGCCTTTATGCATCGGCCATATAGACAACGGCTATGTTCTGGCGTCCGAGAGCGCGGCAATTGACACGCTCAACGGGGAACTCATCAGGGATGTCGCGCCCGGGGAAATGGTCATACTTAACGATCGAATAGAAAGCTACCGGCTGTGCAGGGCAAAGAACCACGCCCATTGCATGTTCGAGTTCGTGTATTTCGCAAGGCCGGACTCTATACTTGACGGCAGGCTCGTGTATAATGTCAGGCATCGTATAGGCGAGGTCCTGGCAGAGGAATGCCCGACAAAGGCGGATATAGTATCCCCTGTCCCTGACTCGGGTATCACGTCCGCAATAGGCTATTCGAACGCTTCCAGCGTAAATTATTCCGAGTGCCTGATAAAGAACAGGTACGTAGGCAGGACGTTCATCATGCCAAGCCAGGAATTAAGGGAAACTGCCGTACGTTTAAAGCTCAACACCGTCAGGTCCAACATTGAGGGTAAAAGTATCATTCTCATCGATGACAGTATCGTCCGCGGCACGACGTCGCGCCGTATCATCGACCTTATCAGGAGGGGCGGCGCAAAAGAGGTCCATGCCAGGATAGGAAGCCCGCCGATCATATCACCCTGCTACCTCGGCATCGATATGGCGACAAGGGAAGAGCTCATCGCCGCGTATAAATCCGTCAAGGGCGTTGAGTTCATGATAGGTGCAGATTCATTATACTACATTTCGCTGGACGGCCTTGTAAAGGCCATAGGCATCAATAAAGAGGATCTTTGCACAGGATGCTTGACGGGCGTTTACCCGGTGGAAATACCTGGCGAAGCGTGCGAGGATAAACAGACGAGGCTGACCAATTTCATTAATGAATGA
- a CDS encoding 50S ribosomal protein L37e produces the protein MTKGTPSQGKRQKRVHTVCRRCGKVSFNFNKKVCAACGFGRSSKLNKWGWHSHLARQTW, from the coding sequence ATGACAAAAGGAACTCCATCACAGGGTAAGCGCCAGAAGAGAGTGCACACAGTGTGCAGAAGGTGCGGTAAAGTATCATTTAACTTTAACAAGAAAGTCTGCGCAGCTTGCGGTTTTGGCAGGTCGTCAAAACTCAACAAGTGGGGCTGGCACAGCCATCTGGCAAGACAGACCTGGTAA
- a CDS encoding LSm family protein, with translation MSQRPLDVLNEALNSPVIVRLKGGREFRGELQGYDMHMNLVLDNAEELRENEASKKLGTIIVRGDTVVYVSP, from the coding sequence ATGAGCCAGAGACCCCTAGATGTTTTAAATGAAGCTTTAAATTCCCCTGTAATCGTAAGATTAAAGGGTGGAAGAGAGTTCAGGGGAGAATTACAGGGATATGACATGCACATGAACCTGGTTCTCGACAATGCAGAGGAACTCAGGGAAAATGAAGCATCGAAGAAGCTTGGTACTATCATAGTGCGCGGCGATACGGTGGTTTACGTTTCACCGTAA
- a CDS encoding RNA-binding protein — MRIKGRHHLREDAVKKILENLRANFGESADAVFAGKTFEIAETDEEQDFILVNGEPLLFSVSEMVFPTVRGALRMKPKKKRVVVDMGAVKFVAKGADVMSPGIVDVDTSIRRGDLVIICDEVHGKPIAVGRALVNADAMMGNRGKAVKSVHYVGDRIWNLEV, encoded by the coding sequence TTGAGGATCAAGGGTAGACATCATTTGAGAGAGGATGCCGTAAAAAAAATCCTTGAAAATTTAAGAGCGAATTTTGGCGAGAGCGCCGATGCTGTTTTCGCTGGAAAAACGTTCGAGATAGCGGAAACGGATGAGGAGCAGGATTTCATACTGGTCAATGGAGAACCATTGCTTTTTTCAGTATCGGAAATGGTATTCCCGACTGTAAGAGGGGCGCTCAGGATGAAGCCAAAAAAGAAGCGTGTCGTCGTGGATATGGGAGCCGTTAAGTTCGTGGCTAAAGGCGCGGACGTGATGAGCCCCGGGATCGTGGATGTCGATACGTCAATACGTAGAGGCGACCTCGTGATAATCTGTGATGAAGTGCATGGGAAACCTATCGCTGTAGGCAGGGCTCTGGTAAACGCGGATGCCATGATGGGCAATAGAGGAAAAGCTGTCAAGTCTGTGCATTATGTCGGGGACAGGATATGGAACCTTGAAGTATAG
- a CDS encoding cell division protein SepF codes for MGSKGFMDKIFGNKPAAEAEEYTEIDLSEYEQAIGEGPAETYVRVAELTSLAQIPELKREIYNGNIVIVDITPIKGDSLTRDRALKDLKQVAIDVNGDIAGLGENQIIVTPMSIKIDRTKFTAK; via the coding sequence ATGGGTAGCAAGGGATTTATGGATAAAATATTCGGTAACAAACCGGCAGCGGAAGCAGAAGAGTACACCGAGATCGACCTTTCAGAATATGAACAGGCGATAGGCGAGGGCCCGGCAGAGACATATGTCAGAGTGGCTGAACTTACCAGCCTGGCCCAGATACCGGAGTTAAAGAGAGAGATTTACAACGGCAACATCGTTATAGTCGACATCACCCCTATCAAGGGCGACAGCCTGACGAGGGACCGTGCGCTCAAGGACCTGAAACAGGTAGCCATAGACGTTAACGGCGACATCGCCGGACTCGGTGAGAACCAGATCATCGTCACGCCAATGTCCATCAAGATCGACAGGACAAAGTTTACAGCGAAGTAA
- a CDS encoding ZPR1 zinc finger domain-containing protein → MVNITGASNCPICNNPLEMRWNQDNIPYFGDVIEISSVCSCGFKYADTLILSQREPLRHIKRVNNERDMYVRVIRSTSGTIRIPEWGVNIEPGPASEAYISNIEGVIDRLETVVSMALKWAETSEECERAENFLNTLKDAKEGHAEFTLIMEDPLGNSAIISDDVEVTKLSDEEAGSLHTGMFIIQK, encoded by the coding sequence ATGGTCAATATAACGGGGGCATCAAATTGCCCGATTTGCAATAATCCCCTGGAAATGCGCTGGAACCAGGATAATATCCCATATTTTGGTGATGTGATCGAGATAAGCAGCGTATGCAGCTGCGGGTTCAAGTATGCCGATACTCTGATATTAAGCCAGAGAGAGCCGCTCAGACATATAAAACGTGTCAACAATGAAAGGGACATGTATGTCAGGGTCATCAGATCCACTTCAGGCACTATCAGGATCCCCGAATGGGGGGTTAACATCGAGCCGGGACCGGCATCTGAAGCGTACATCTCGAACATTGAAGGTGTCATTGACCGCCTTGAGACTGTCGTCAGCATGGCATTAAAATGGGCTGAAACCTCAGAAGAGTGCGAACGCGCCGAGAATTTCCTGAACACATTAAAGGACGCAAAAGAAGGTCATGCGGAATTCACTTTGATAATGGAGGACCCTCTTGGCAACAGTGCCATCATAAGCGATGATGTCGAGGTCACTAAGCTCTCCGATGAGGAAGCCGGTTCATTGCACACAGGAATGTTCATAATTCAAAAATAA
- a CDS encoding zinc-ribbon domain-containing protein, with product MIDRINTGRCDDLSLTELKQIIDDTHDRNEIERLSEIFLKNIEESNNILVLTYSIKSLMFLLPLPPEKEEIVITQLVSILKVQLNSSHKMLQDAITKFLLYMIVSKVDNARFMMPELISCLDDRYGTIGTNAYDALKIIAAKKPEYFEYYSGALIKLLGSINKSTRAETARLVGIIARTHPEYVEKALPTLEYLSNFYPDSHVKRIASEAYQTLSLKLNEAEEKAWPKERSKANMQSDSAGVGLADLLRRKGSETVNIPETPSPSNVKSNINEPNKSYGGIPGITVDKQSASLLGIDTEINDIDLELKELMEKVKDDFSLNAESILDSIGMGHMSGSTMKEIMEKNCFAVNENPEKFLDAMDIPSELFPSQEIPVKEEIKEPEKITTDIKCNFPPENPAITENNADSTASPVNKFWFKPPEKTAEKPDKDTVPQVTAAEEKTDEKEVETTPSSILARMKYNPADGDLPEELKKPGETPATGLDSLNAIGPIFTEISAGSPENMPANALNTVQANAPVPAKDKRSSIVLPVNYTSKSAGIKSVNHPIKPIIAPLKVKKKEIPEVEKIDAGKTGLDGSMASPVIEKTIVKDPLPSNDDVKFPAADMLKSPENGDKKEESLDSDMIYCPTCNTVLPSGAQFCISCGTRVKEKQRIKCENCGTPNMPHARFCMNCGSAFKTDNLIKGHYDI from the coding sequence TTGATCGACAGGATTAACACCGGGAGATGTGATGATCTTTCTCTGACGGAGCTAAAGCAGATCATCGATGACACTCACGATCGCAATGAGATCGAGCGGCTGTCGGAAATTTTTTTAAAGAATATCGAAGAGTCAAATAACATCCTCGTTCTCACATATTCCATAAAATCGCTGATGTTCCTGCTTCCTTTACCTCCTGAAAAAGAGGAGATCGTCATAACGCAGCTAGTATCCATTTTAAAGGTACAGCTGAACAGCTCACATAAAATGCTGCAGGACGCTATAACTAAGTTCCTTTTATACATGATCGTCTCAAAGGTGGATAATGCCCGGTTCATGATGCCCGAATTGATCTCCTGCCTTGACGACAGGTATGGCACCATAGGAACTAACGCATATGACGCTTTAAAGATCATAGCCGCAAAAAAGCCGGAATATTTTGAGTATTACTCAGGCGCCCTGATAAAGCTTCTTGGCAGCATTAACAAATCGACCAGGGCGGAGACAGCAAGGCTGGTCGGGATAATCGCAAGGACTCACCCGGAATATGTTGAAAAAGCCTTGCCGACACTGGAATATCTGTCCAACTTTTACCCGGACTCCCATGTAAAGCGAATTGCATCGGAAGCGTACCAGACGCTTTCTTTAAAGCTTAATGAGGCTGAAGAAAAGGCATGGCCAAAAGAGCGGTCCAAGGCAAATATGCAGTCTGATTCCGCCGGCGTAGGCCTGGCGGATCTATTGAGGCGGAAAGGTTCCGAGACCGTCAATATCCCTGAGACTCCATCACCATCTAATGTTAAAAGTAATATCAATGAGCCGAATAAAAGCTATGGCGGTATACCCGGTATCACTGTGGATAAACAGTCGGCGTCATTGCTGGGCATCGACACGGAAATAAATGACATCGACCTCGAGCTTAAAGAGCTAATGGAAAAAGTAAAAGATGATTTTTCATTAAACGCGGAGAGCATTCTGGATTCAATAGGCATGGGCCATATGTCCGGAAGCACGATGAAAGAGATCATGGAGAAAAATTGCTTTGCAGTTAATGAAAACCCGGAAAAGTTCCTGGATGCGATGGATATACCCTCTGAATTGTTCCCCTCGCAGGAAATCCCGGTTAAGGAAGAGATCAAAGAGCCTGAAAAGATCACTACGGACATAAAGTGCAATTTCCCCCCGGAAAATCCTGCGATAACGGAAAATAATGCCGACAGCACGGCATCTCCTGTCAATAAGTTCTGGTTCAAACCGCCCGAGAAGACGGCGGAGAAGCCCGATAAAGACACTGTCCCGCAGGTTACGGCGGCCGAAGAAAAAACCGATGAAAAGGAAGTCGAAACGACTCCGTCAAGCATTTTGGCCAGGATGAAATATAACCCTGCAGATGGAGATCTGCCGGAGGAACTTAAGAAACCCGGCGAAACTCCTGCTACGGGTCTTGATAGCCTTAATGCGATCGGCCCGATCTTCACAGAGATATCAGCAGGCTCTCCGGAAAATATGCCTGCCAACGCATTGAATACGGTCCAGGCAAATGCTCCGGTCCCTGCGAAGGATAAACGCTCTTCTATAGTGCTGCCTGTTAATTATACGTCGAAGTCGGCAGGCATTAAAAGCGTTAATCATCCCATAAAACCGATCATTGCTCCGTTAAAAGTAAAAAAGAAAGAAATTCCCGAAGTCGAAAAAATAGACGCCGGCAAGACCGGGCTCGACGGATCAATGGCATCGCCAGTTATCGAAAAAACTATCGTAAAAGATCCGCTCCCGTCTAATGATGATGTTAAGTTTCCGGCTGCAGACATGTTAAAGTCTCCTGAAAACGGCGATAAGAAAGAAGAAAGTCTTGACAGCGATATGATATACTGTCCGACATGCAATACCGTGTTACCCTCGGGAGCGCAATTCTGTATATCCTGCGGCACAAGGGTAAAAGAAAAGCAAAGGATCAAATGTGAAAATTGCGGGACGCCTAATATGCCTCACGCAAGGTTCTGCATGAACTGCGGCAGCGCTTTCAAAACGGATAATCTAATAAAGGGGCATTACGACATTTGA
- the ruvC gene encoding crossover junction endodeoxyribonuclease RuvC codes for MRILGIDPGIALTGFGIVESDKNGIRAGSYGHISTESGTPMPSRLKILYDDLIKVIDEYQPDIVAVEELFFNKNAKTAIIASHARGVIVLAAVNSGLDVAEYTPLQVKQSVAGYGRASKQQVQAMVTSLLRLKEIPKPDDTADALAVAICHANSAEMLKRQI; via the coding sequence ATGAGGATATTAGGGATCGACCCGGGCATAGCGCTGACAGGATTTGGCATTGTGGAAAGTGACAAGAACGGCATACGTGCCGGAAGTTACGGCCACATATCGACTGAAAGCGGCACCCCTATGCCGTCCCGCCTAAAGATTTTATACGATGACCTCATAAAGGTAATCGACGAATATCAGCCTGATATTGTTGCGGTGGAAGAATTATTTTTTAATAAGAACGCAAAGACAGCCATCATAGCCAGTCATGCGAGAGGGGTCATAGTCCTGGCCGCCGTAAATTCAGGCCTTGATGTCGCCGAATATACACCGTTACAGGTAAAACAGTCAGTCGCAGGTTACGGAAGGGCGAGCAAGCAACAGGTCCAGGCGATGGTGACCAGCCTTTTACGATTAAAGGAGATACCGAAACCTGACGATACCGCGGACGCGCTGGCCGTGGCCATATGCCATGCGAACTCCGCGGAGATGTTAAAGAGGCAAATATGA
- the ruvA gene encoding Holliday junction branch migration protein RuvA produces MPCELRGDVKEANMIAHIEGILDSRSDESIVIDVNGVGYEIFIPSHLFEQLPEEGSRCKIFVHTHFREEDGFTLYGFTALEDKEFFQLLIKTVSGIGPKVALSIMSSISVPDLAEAIVSEDLKTLTRVNGIGKKTAQRLIVELKDKVAEMCLLKHEKRLKADDVSDDAIDALIALGYSRQVATSAVLKGRETFAAMPKVEDLIKVSLRYL; encoded by the coding sequence ATGCCATGCGAACTCCGCGGAGATGTTAAAGAGGCAAATATGATAGCGCATATCGAAGGCATACTGGACAGCAGGTCTGACGAGAGCATCGTGATCGATGTGAACGGCGTAGGATACGAGATATTTATCCCGTCCCACCTGTTCGAACAGCTTCCGGAAGAAGGCAGCAGGTGCAAGATCTTCGTCCACACACATTTCAGGGAAGAGGACGGCTTTACGCTTTATGGCTTCACCGCTCTTGAGGACAAGGAATTTTTCCAGCTGTTGATAAAGACGGTATCCGGCATAGGCCCGAAGGTAGCCCTGAGCATAATGTCGAGCATCTCTGTCCCGGACCTGGCGGAAGCGATCGTGTCCGAGGACCTGAAGACGCTGACCCGCGTGAACGGCATAGGTAAAAAGACCGCACAAAGGCTCATAGTCGAGCTAAAGGATAAAGTAGCGGAGATGTGCCTGCTTAAGCATGAGAAGAGACTTAAGGCTGATGACGTATCTGATGATGCGATCGATGCACTGATAGCGCTCGGGTACAGCAGGCAGGTAGCGACATCGGCAGTGTTGAAGGGGAGAGAGACCTTCGCAGCAATGCCAAAAGTTGAAGACCTAATAAAAGTATCATTAAGGTATCTATGA